A single genomic interval of Gossypium raimondii isolate GPD5lz chromosome 11, ASM2569854v1, whole genome shotgun sequence harbors:
- the LOC105801432 gene encoding transcription factor NAI1 has translation MFDLHEMEDPTFFTQYETTNPIEYPFDDFNFQSESYSSYPRINGSSINEASHHQLDVFEKPPLKQLKTNNWSSCISPQKASFSSSSSHIISFNNSSSSLLYYGVDCDLKPKNEVSKMVGSLTRVPLLAQEHVIAERKRRERISQSFLSLAALIPGLKKKDKNSVLGDAIEYLKQLQERKARLEEQVAKRTVESVKFVKKTTQFYAQDDQTSSYDESFDTQSKNPFPDIEARVSNKDVLIRIHCETNKGCISNIINEVEKLHLSVLNSNALPFGQATLYITIVAQMEDEFSMTLRDLVKTLREGLLSFM, from the exons ATGTTTGATTTACACGAAATGGAGGATCCCACTTTTTTCACACAATATGAAACGACCAACCCTATTGAGTATCCATTTGATGATTTCAATTTCCAATCTGAAAGCTATTCATCCTATCCAAGAATCAATGGTTCATCCATTAATGAAGCTTCTCATCATCAGCTCGACGTCTTTGAAAAGCCGCCATTAAAGCAACTCAAGACCAACAATTGGAGTTCTTGCATCTCACCTCAAAaagcttctttttcttcttcatcttcccATATAATCTCCTTCAACAACTCCAGTTCATCTCTGCTATATTATGGTGTAGACTGTGATTTGAAACCCAAAAATGAG GTCTCAAAGATGGTGGGTTCATTGACTAGGGTTCCATTACTGGCACAAGAACATGTAATTGCTGAAAGAAAACGTCGTGAAAGGATCAGCCAGAGCTTCTTATCTCTTGCAGCACTAATTCCTGGCCTGAAAAAG AAAGACAAGAATTCAGTTCTTGGAGACGCTATCGAATACTTGAAGCAACTTCAAGAGAGAAAGGCAAGGCTGGAGGAACAAGTTGCTAAGAGAACAGTGGAATCAGTAAAATTTGTGAAGAAGACCACCCAATTTTACGCGCAAGATGATCAAACATCTTCCTATGATGAGAGCTTCGATACCCAATCTAAAAACCCATTCCCCGACATCGAAGCAAGAGTTTCAAACAAAGATGTGCTGATTAGAATCCACTGCGAGACCAACAAAGGGTGCATATCAAACATCATAAACGAAGTCGAAAAGCTTCATCTCTCCGTGCTTAATAGCAATGCCTTGCCCTTTGGACAAGCTACTCTTTATATAACCATTGTTGCTCAG ATGGAAGATGAGTTTTCGATGACATTGAGGGATCTTGTGAAAACCCTACGAGAGGGTTTGCTCAGCTTCATGTGA
- the LOC105802250 gene encoding EPIDERMAL PATTERNING FACTOR-like protein 2, with protein MVCSHSFIVPQRACHILLCFLLILTTTQARYKAEGKPNPISDKRVVNEEKAMVLSGQIGSRPPRCERRCSTCGHCEAIQVPTNPQLRIQNKPSSTSVSDVAYARRDDSSNYKPLSWKCKCGNFIFNP; from the exons ATGGTTTGCAGCCACAGTTTCATAGTTCCCCAGAGAGCTTGCCATATTCTCCTTTGTTTTCTCTTGATCTTAACCACGACCCAAGCTAGATACAAAGCTGAAG GTAAACCAAATCCCATATCTGATAAG AGAGTAGTAAATGAAGAAAAGGCGATGGTGTTGAGTGGTCAGATAGGTTCAAGGCCGCCAAGATGTGAGAGAAGATGCAGTACATGCGGTCACTGTGAAGCCATTCAAGTGCCTACAAATCCCCAACTCAGAATTCAAAACAAGCCTTCTTCAACTTCAGTCTCTGATGTTGCTTATGCAAGAAGAGATGACAGCTCTAATTACAAACCCTTAAGTTGGAAATGCAAGTGTGGCAACTTCATCTTCAACCCCTGA
- the LOC105802248 gene encoding probable hexokinase-like 2 protein, with protein sequence MKQQVALAAVTTTAATVMAVVALVRQYRKAKQDRQWGKCQRILRKFSRDCSTPVPKLWQVANAMVSDMGASLSSSDEATSSLNMFVSYASPLPTGINEKGMYYGVNLRQTKILVVCGRLQGKNQPISDLYVDEVPIPSSVMIGTSQELYDYIAAELVKFVSAHPEKDDEAPANAKKLGFTVSSGDDQSTAISGSNIKLKNFAADTTGVKDLITGMNRALEKHGLKLRVHALVDDIVGNLAGGRYYDKDCVAAITLGVGTNAAYVDTTQSAPRWHDSLPKKGEIVVCMEWGNFNTCHLPITQYDTSLDAASSNPGHRIFEKMISGMYLGEIVRRVLVRMAQEAALFGQSVPPKLLIPYLLRSPDMAAMHQDTSEDREVVHEKLKEIFGITNLTTMARELVAEVCDIVTERGARLAGAGTVAIVKKLGRIANRRSVIIMEGGLYEHYRIFRNYLHSGVWEMLGNELSDNIVVEHSHGGAGTGPLFLAASPTPDS encoded by the exons ATGAAGCAACAAGTAGCGCTTGCAGCAGTGACCACGACGGCTGCAACAGTTATGGCGGTGGTAGCTCTTGTGAGACAATATAGGAAAGCTAAACAGGATCGACAATGGGGGAAATGTCAACGCATATTGCGTAAATTTTCCAGGGATTGCTCAACTCCCGTCCCCAAGTTATGGCAAGTTGCTAATGCCATGGTTTCCGATATGGGAGCCTCCCTTTCTTCGTCTGATGAAGCTACTAGTAGCCTCAACATGTTTGTTTCCTACGCCTCTCCTCTTCCCACCGG GATTAATGAGAAGGGAATGTATTATGGGGTGAACCTGAGACAAACAAAGATTTTAGTGGTGTGTGGGAGGCTGCAAGGTAAAAACCAGCCTATATCTGATTTATACGTGGACGAAGTCCCTATTCCTTCCAGTGTCATGATTGGCACTTCCCAG GAATTATACGACTACATAGCAGCGGAGCTAGTAAAATTTGTGTCGGCACATCCCGAGAAAGATGATGAAGCCCCAGCAAATGCTAAGAAACTGGGGTTCACCGTCTCATCTGGAGATGATCAATCTACAGCCATATCAGGTTCCAACATTAAATTGAAGAATTTCGCTGCAGATACCACA GGGGTAAAAGATCTGATCACTGGAATGAATCGAGCTCTGGAGAAACATGGTCTGAAATTGCGAGTTCATGCGCTA GTCGATGATATCGTTGGAAATTTAGCTGGTGGCAGATACTATGATAAAGACTGCGTGGCTGCAATCACCTTAGGAGTGGGTACCAATGCTGCTTATGTCGATACTACTCAGTCGGCTCCTAGATGGCATGATTCTTTGCCAAAGAAAGGCGAGATA GTTGTTTGCATGGAATGGGGAAACTTCAATACATGCCATCTTCCAATAACTCAGTATGATACTTCTTTGGATGCTGCAAGTTCGAACCCCGGCCATCGG ATTTTCGAAAAGATGATTTCTGGAATGTATTTGGGAGAAATTGTAAGAAGAGTTTTAGTTAGGATGGCCCAAGAAGCAGCCCTCTTTGGTCAAAGCGTTCCTCCAAAACTTCTAATTCCTTACCTGCTAAG GTCACCTGATATGGCTGCAATGCATCAAGATACATCAGAAGATCGTGAAGTTGTGCATGAAAAACTCAAGGAAATATTTGGG ATCACGAATTTGACAACAATGGCGAGAGAACTTGTTGCAGAGGTATGTGATATAGTAACGGAACGGGGAGCTCGTCTGGCAGGGGCAGGCACAGTGGCGATTGTAAAGAAGCTTGGGAGAATAGCCAACAGAAGAAGTGTGATTATAATGGAAGGTGGACTATATGAGCACTATAGGATCTTCAGGAACTATCTCCATAGTGGTGTTTGGGAAATGCTCGGCAACGAGCTTTCCGATAACATTGTCGTTGAACATTCTCACGGCGGCGCCGGCACCGGTCCTCTTTTTCTCGCCGCTTCTCCCACCCCTGACTCttga